ATCAACTAAGGTCACGTAGCGCTGTATTATAGAACTGCgtgataaaataatagtaaaaaacaagaataataatgagaaaaataagattacaacaactactactactactaaataataattataataataataataataataataataataataataataataataataatagttttcttttcttgttgacTTACGATATctaaactaccaccaccactaccactaccaccaccaccactaccaccatcacctgtccATCGCCCCCTGCTGTGTCGCTTTCAGTGCCAGGTGGTTGAGGAAGTACCAGCTGGTGGGGCAGTAGAGGGCGAACCTGACGGAGGCGAGACAGAAGGAAGTGACAGGGGCGAAGATATGCACaaacaatactctctctctctctctctctctctctctctctccccggtaCTCACTCTAGTTtggacagcagcagcacctccatcctggtgaagtggtggtgtttgtaatTAGTCACGCAGATGCTGGCTAGCTCACTCACCCTCGGCAGCACActctcctcctgtgtgtgtgagagagagaggggggggggggggcgttacaaggaggaggagaaagaagaagcataaCACCGGTAATTATgaacgaaaaacaagaatattgaCAATGAACATTTCCCGTCCAATCTTCCCCTTCTAtcttcacccactctctcccctctccctccctttcccactCCCCCGTCGCCTCACCATCTTCGCAGCCACCAGGAGGGAGCAGAGGCCCAGGAGCTGCAGACAGTCTTGTGCCAGGGAGGTCGTGGCCAGGAAGCGATCACAGAGACTCACAGCCAGGAACAGCGTCTCTGAGCCGAAATGCAGCTGCTGGTTTACCTTCACGAGCCAATGAATCAGCGTGCACCGCATGTGTTGGGTCACctgcgtgggagagagagagagggagagagagagagtgggagagagagtgaagcgTACCAGTGACCGTAACTCCactaggaaaagaagaggtgtAGTGAGGTTTATGATAGGGAAAGGagatataagaaaagaagaggttgTAGTGAGGTTTATGATAGGGAAAGGAGATAGAATGTAGGGAAGTAGACAAGCTGGGTtgaaaagacgagaaagaagcgTAACTGTGACCGAGAGATTGAAAGGACGAGTGAAAAAGAAGTGTAGTGAAGTTTACGTGAGGGAAAGGGGCCAGAAACtagaaaaaatagacaagatAGGTGGAAAAGAATATGGAAACAGTAATAACACAAGAATAGGCAAGAACGATGAAAACAAATATGTATTAATGTAGTAAATGTAAGAGAAGGGGACAGTCAGTAGGGATGATAGACAGAACGGGTGAGAAAAGGAGAATTACTGAGTGAGGAGAGAGTAAGGAGTGGAATGCGATGCGGAAGTGACGAGATGATCCAAAATTATGTGGTTGTCACGTAGTAATGTTGTGGGGGCGTTCAACGGTacttttgtggttctagtgatagtttaacgggTTGTGATGGaggttattgaggttttcagCTGCTTTCGTGGTTCtagtaacagtttaacagggtctatacagggactgccacgtgtaagcctggtcgcttcttgcagcttcccttctttcttatgttcttatgtagtgGAGATCATCggggtttttaagtgttttcgtgaagtcagtggtagtttaacaggctgtagtgggacttcatggggttttcaagaatggTTTCGTGattaatgatagtttaacagggacCTGAATGGACTGTAAGTAATCTACCACCACTAACTAACAGCACACTTCGAAAAACAAGCATGCGGcaggaaagcactctgaattAGCTAAAGAAAACGCAGAGGTGGTTGTGGCGTCACTGGACAATTCACCGACACTATACCAGCGCACTTAGAACAACACTACActtcacaaaaacactcataatcggctaaagaaaacggagaggtgGTTTGGCGTCACTGCGAAGGGCGGGACTTACCTGGGGCTGATTCGCCATGCAGTTGTCGACGTGGTAATGAGCCTCCGCCGCTCTCCTGTTAGCGAAGATGTCATCGCCGTACTGAAGGCCCAGCACGCTCTCCAGGGGCGTGAGTGAGGCCACCccgtccacctccacctcatcgcTGAAGTCCTGATCCAACACCGAGTCCCCACCAAGCGAGGACCTTCGGGTGTTCTTGTCATATTCAAATTCCTGAAGGCGACGCAGAAGGAAATTTAGTTTATAGTCTAAATATTATATATTcataaggttttcaagggtgttttcatggtatTACTAATAGTTCGGCaagctccagtggaagttactgaggttttcaaagatgttacTGGGACTCACTcacgcacactctctctctctctctctctctcaccatgggATCGCCACCGGAGGCCTCCACAGGGTCCTCCACAGGGCGCTCCAAGTCCATCCGCTGCTCCATGGCGCCGGCGTGCCCctgggtgtctgtgtgtgtgtgtgtgtctcgccgTGCTGCGCGTCGCCTGTCTCTCGCCGTGCCGCGCGTCGCCTATCAACAAACCTGAGGGAAAGATTCGTGAAGCTTCGAACACTATTCACTGTGTCATTGAAGCGTGTTagtgtgttagtagtagtagtagttattttgATAAGTATTTTCGTTCTGGTTTATAAGATTGAATTAACAGCACTTCGAACACTCTTCACTGTGTCATTGAAGCGTGTTAGTgtgttaataatagtagtagtagtagcgatagtagtagtagtagtagtagtagtagtagtagtagctatttCGATAAGTGTTTTCGTTCTAGCTTATAAATTTGAATTAACAgcactatcaccattactactactactactattttttttctcacacacaactaaagaaaaaaacaacgtaAATCAGACAAACTTAATCTTTACATGacgacttgagagagagagagagagagagagagagagagagagagagagagagagagacgcacac
The DNA window shown above is from Scylla paramamosain isolate STU-SP2022 chromosome 41, ASM3559412v1, whole genome shotgun sequence and carries:
- the LOC135093071 gene encoding cyclin-O protein B-like, which gives rise to MEQRMDLERPVEDPVEASGGDPMEFEYDKNTRRSSLGGDSVLDQDFSDEVEVDGVASLTPLESVLGLQYGDDIFANRRAAEAHYHVDNCMANQPQVTQHMRCTLIHWLVKVNQQLHFGSETLFLAVSLCDRFLATTSLAQDCLQLLGLCSLLVAAKMEESVLPRVSELASICVTNYKHHHFTRMEVLLLSKLEFALYCPTSWYFLNHLALKATQQGAMDRRVLGVARYVAETCLGSYAVTQHKASVQAAAALTSALTLLPCPDLSATLHALLTDLYTPDERKDIRFCSYLMTQYMRPFLESLGLDNAHEHPPDPPSDPSHASRSPTPAGAPQDLRACGGGGGGDGGGGVM